One segment of Arvicanthis niloticus isolate mArvNil1 chromosome 5, mArvNil1.pat.X, whole genome shotgun sequence DNA contains the following:
- the LOC117708781 gene encoding large ribosomal subunit protein eL42-like, producing MAGGPYTSAMGRVVNVPKTHRTFCKKCGKHQPHKVTQYKKGKDSLSAQGKRAMTGNRGMVGRLSLFRKKVKTAMKIVLSLECLEPSCRCEGMLARKRCKHFELGGDKKRKSQGIQF from the exons ATGGCGGGCGGCCCTTACACGTCTGCTATGGGCCGCGTAG TGAATGTTCCTAAGACACACCGGACATTCTGCAAGAAGTGTGGCAAGCACCAACCCCACAAGGTAACCCAGTACAAGAAGGGTAAGGATTCTCTGTCTGCCCAGGGGAAGCGCGCTATGACAGGAAACAGAGGCATGGTGGGCAGGCTAAGTCTTTTCCGCAAAAAGGTTAAAACTGCAATGAAGATTGTGCTGAGCCTGGAGTGCCTGGAGCCCAGCTGCAGATGTGAGGGAATGCTGGCTCGGAAGAGATGCAAGCATTTTGAACTGGGAGGTgacaagaagagaaagagccAAGGGATCCAGTTCTAA
- the Foxe1 gene encoding forkhead box protein E1 has protein sequence MTAESAPPPAPQPEALAAVKEERGEAAAAGAGVPAEAAGRGAGGRRRKRPLQRGKPPYSYIALIAMAIAHAPERRLTLGGIYKFITERFPFYRDNPKKWQNSIRHNLTLNDCFLKIPREAGRPGKGNYWALDPNAEDMFESGSFLRRRKRFKRSDLSTYPAYMHDAAAAAAAAAAAIFPGAVPAARPAYPGAVYAGYAPPLAAPPPVYYPAASPGPCRVFGLVPERPLSPDLGPAPSGAGGSCAFAAAAGAAATGSFQPAVCTGARPVNPAAYAAAYAGPDGAYPQGASSALFAAAAGRLAGPASPPAGGSSGGVETAVDFYGRTSPGQFGAALGPCYNPSGQLGAGGGSAYHSRHATAYPGAVDRFVSAM, from the coding sequence CCTCCCGCGCCGCAGCCCGAGGCGCTGGCGGCCGTGAAGGAAGAGCGCGgtgaggcggcggcggcgggcgcGGGGGTCCCGGCGGAGGCGGCGGGCCGCGGCGCGGGAGGACGGCGACGCAAGCGCCCCCTGCAGCGGGGGAAGCCGCCCTACAGCTACATCGCGCTCATCGCTATGGCCATCGCGCACGCGCCCGAACGCCGCCTGACTCTGGGCGGCATCTACAAGTTCATCACCGAGCGCTTCCCGTTCTACCGCGACAACCCCAAGAAGTGGCAGAACAGCATCCGCCACAACCTCACCCTCAACGACTGCTTCCTCAAGATCCCGCGCGAGGCGGGCCGCCCGGGCAAGGGCAACTACTGGGCGCTCGACCCCAACGCCGAGGACATGTTCGAGAGCGGCAGCTTCCTGCGCCGCCGCAAGCGCTTCAAGCGCTCGGACCTGTCCACCTACCCGGCCTACATGCACGATGCAGCCGCTGCTGCCGCCGCGGCCGCCGCCGCCATCTTCCCGGGCGCCGTGCCCGCCGCGAGGCCGGCCTACCCGGGCGCCGTCTATGCGGGCTACGCGCCGCCGCTTGCCGCGCCCCCGCCGGTCTACTACCCTGCCGCGTCGCCCGGGCCCTGCCGGGTCTTCGGCTTGGTTCCCGAGCGGCCGCTCAGCCCCGATCTGGGCCCCGCGCCGTCAGGGGCCGGCGGCTCGTGCGCCTTCGCGGCTGCGGCGGGCGCGGCCGCCACCGGGAGCTTCCAGCCGGCGGTGTGCACCGGCGCGCGGCCGGTCAACCCCGCCGCCTATGCCGCCGCCTACGCGGGCCCCGACGGCGCGTACCCGCAAGGGGCGAGCAGCGCGCTCTTCGCCGCTGCTGCGGGCCGCCTGGCCGGACCCGCCTCGCCCCCGGCGGGAGGAAGCAGCGGCGGCGTGGAGACCGCGGTGGACTTCTACGGGCGCACGTCGCCAGGCCAGTTCGGAGCGGCGCTGGGGCCCTGCTACAATCCCAGTGGGCAACTCGGAGCCGGTGGTGGCAGTGCCTACCACTCCCGCCACGCCACCGCCTACCCCGGCGCGGTGGATCGGTTCGTGTCTGCTATGTGA